A window of the Acidimicrobiales bacterium genome harbors these coding sequences:
- a CDS encoding ABC transporter permease — protein MDGISSWFDFVQQRRDDIVTLTLEHFQLVASVIVVATVLSVSLGVAVRNHPTAKSIAIGTAGIFLTIPSLALFTIFIPIVGLGFWPSFIALLMYAILPILRNTVTGLDEVDPAVIESARGMGLNARQRLFDVQLPLAWPVIMTGIRVSALLTTGIAAIATLVGYGGLGEFIKNGLRRLGLPNSLEEVWTGVVFTIVLALLIDLAFSLIQRFTTSKGLR, from the coding sequence ATGGACGGCATCTCGAGCTGGTTCGACTTCGTACAGCAACGCCGTGACGACATCGTCACGCTGACGCTCGAACACTTCCAATTGGTGGCCTCGGTCATCGTGGTGGCGACCGTGCTCTCCGTGAGCCTCGGTGTCGCCGTTCGCAACCACCCGACGGCGAAGTCGATCGCCATCGGCACCGCAGGGATCTTCCTCACGATTCCTTCGCTGGCGTTGTTCACCATCTTCATCCCGATCGTCGGACTGGGATTCTGGCCGTCGTTCATCGCCCTGCTGATGTATGCGATCCTGCCGATCCTGCGGAACACCGTGACCGGCCTCGACGAGGTCGACCCGGCGGTGATCGAGTCGGCGCGTGGCATGGGACTCAACGCCCGCCAGCGGCTCTTCGACGTCCAGCTTCCGCTGGCGTGGCCGGTCATCATGACCGGGATCCGGGTCTCGGCTCTGCTCACCACCGGCATCGCCGCCATCGCAACACTCGTCGGCTACGGCGGCCTTGGCGAGTTCATCAAGAACGGCCTCCGTCGCCTCGGCCTTCCCAACTCGCTCGAAGAGGTGTGGACCGGCGTGGTCTTCACCATCGTGCTCGCCCTGCTGATCGATCTTGCGTTCTCGCTGATCCAGCGCTTCACCACCTCGAAAGGCCTCCGATGA
- a CDS encoding DUF4916 domain-containing protein, giving the protein MSDQSTNEVTETEHGWMSDEELGIIRGRMPVVYVDAVPVRIDDAGRITHVGLLLRVMPDGTISRAIVGGRVLFGELVRDALVRHIEKDLGTLALPKVPLSPAPFTVAEYFPDPTKTGFHDPRQHAVSLAYIVPIEGICEASDASLDITWITPEEVLAPAVRAEITSGHDRLIRMALAHAGCIV; this is encoded by the coding sequence GTGAGCGATCAGAGCACGAACGAAGTGACCGAGACCGAGCACGGGTGGATGTCCGACGAAGAACTCGGCATCATCCGTGGCCGCATGCCGGTGGTCTACGTCGATGCTGTTCCCGTCCGCATCGACGACGCCGGTCGCATCACCCACGTCGGGCTCCTCCTGCGGGTGATGCCCGACGGCACCATCAGCCGTGCCATCGTCGGCGGTCGGGTGCTCTTCGGCGAGCTCGTCCGCGATGCGCTCGTCCGCCACATCGAGAAGGACCTCGGCACCCTGGCTCTGCCGAAGGTGCCGCTCTCCCCCGCCCCGTTCACCGTGGCCGAGTACTTCCCCGACCCCACCAAGACCGGCTTCCACGACCCTCGCCAGCACGCGGTCAGCCTCGCCTACATCGTGCCCATCGAGGGCATCTGCGAAGCGTCCGACGCCTCGCTCGACATCACCTGGATCACGCCCGAGGAAGTGCTCGCTCCTGCGGTTCGAGCCGAGATCACCAGCGGCCACGATCGCCTGATCCGCATGGCACTGGCGCACGCCGGGTGCATCGTCTGA
- a CDS encoding DUF4214 domain-containing protein — protein MNRFDPTTADVVAALSTPAPEDRGSLDRRRFLQAAAVTGAVTMLPAWLADQAAAATPLGASDGVLVLIMMNGGNDGMSMVPPYADGNYRQIRGRLAIGADRVLRINDQRGLHPNLPFVKGMWDQGRVAVIDGVGHPQPDLSHFMSMARWMTASTSTSNVSTGWLGRYVDGLGSPDAFHSIAMGSSVPLTLSGNRSTATALPSSAGGLLTVDPDPVYQRQQATIHQIAGGSTGLGALADSLARSASSSIGLATSVAGYYQPDLPSEELAAQLTLCARLINANLGTRVLMVSYGDFDSHANQASMHGDRMTELNRGLQAFFETLDPGFLGRTLVLTSSEFGRRPWANESGGTDHGTSNTLLAIGGGVNGGFYGQLPTLGGHRRWDNFETTVDFRQVYGNVVVRWLGADSAEVIGADYADMGFLRAPSGTAGGSSGSISGQPGGSRFQLARLYSAYFRRMPDEEGMDFWLAQRRNGLRLESVSAEFARSAEFAATYGALSNAGFIDLIYANVLRRTPDAAGRAYWIGLLDQGEDRGKVMQGFSESTEFVTLTTPEIVEAEKTGPIGRLYRAYLDREGDRAGLEYWLGTSTPLLQISESFASSNEFVQRYGALSDSQFVDQIYRNVMKREADEAGRNFWTQQLGRGQSRGMIMLSFSNSSEFKTTVSKR, from the coding sequence ATGAACCGATTCGACCCCACCACTGCCGACGTCGTCGCTGCGCTCTCGACACCTGCTCCCGAAGATCGTGGCAGCCTCGACCGGCGCCGATTCCTCCAGGCAGCCGCCGTCACGGGGGCCGTGACCATGCTGCCGGCATGGCTCGCCGACCAGGCGGCGGCTGCGACACCACTGGGTGCTTCCGACGGCGTGCTCGTCCTGATCATGATGAACGGCGGCAACGACGGCATGAGCATGGTGCCGCCCTACGCCGACGGGAACTATCGCCAGATCCGAGGTCGGCTGGCGATCGGTGCCGACCGGGTGTTGCGGATCAACGATCAACGAGGTCTGCATCCGAACCTGCCGTTCGTGAAGGGCATGTGGGACCAGGGACGAGTGGCGGTGATCGACGGGGTGGGTCATCCCCAGCCTGATCTGAGCCACTTCATGTCGATGGCCCGCTGGATGACGGCGAGCACGTCGACCTCGAATGTGTCGACTGGCTGGCTCGGTCGCTATGTCGACGGGCTCGGCAGCCCTGACGCGTTCCACTCGATTGCGATGGGTTCGTCGGTCCCGCTGACCCTGTCGGGCAACCGGTCGACGGCGACCGCCCTGCCGTCGTCGGCCGGGGGCCTGCTCACCGTCGATCCCGACCCCGTGTACCAGCGACAGCAGGCGACGATCCACCAGATCGCCGGTGGCAGCACCGGACTGGGCGCGCTCGCCGACAGCCTGGCCCGGAGCGCGAGCAGCTCGATCGGTCTGGCGACAAGCGTGGCCGGCTACTACCAACCGGATCTGCCGAGCGAAGAACTCGCCGCCCAACTCACCCTGTGTGCGCGCTTGATCAACGCCAATCTCGGCACCAGGGTGCTGATGGTCAGCTACGGCGATTTCGATTCGCATGCCAACCAGGCGAGCATGCACGGCGATCGGATGACCGAGCTGAACCGCGGCCTCCAGGCCTTCTTCGAGACCCTCGATCCCGGCTTTCTGGGTCGAACGCTCGTGCTGACGTCGAGTGAGTTCGGTCGTCGACCCTGGGCCAACGAGTCCGGCGGTACCGATCACGGAACGTCGAACACGCTGCTCGCCATCGGCGGTGGCGTGAACGGCGGGTTCTACGGCCAGCTCCCAACGCTCGGCGGGCATCGCCGGTGGGACAACTTCGAGACAACGGTCGACTTCCGCCAGGTCTACGGCAACGTGGTCGTGCGCTGGCTCGGTGCGGACTCGGCCGAAGTCATCGGGGCCGACTACGCCGACATGGGATTCCTCCGAGCACCGTCGGGGACCGCCGGTGGGTCGAGCGGATCGATCTCGGGTCAGCCCGGTGGCAGCAGGTTCCAGCTGGCCCGGCTCTACTCGGCGTACTTCCGCCGTATGCCCGACGAAGAGGGCATGGACTTCTGGCTCGCCCAGCGGCGCAACGGGCTGCGCCTCGAGTCGGTCTCCGCCGAGTTCGCCCGCTCGGCCGAGTTCGCCGCCACCTACGGCGCACTGTCCAACGCCGGCTTCATCGATCTGATCTACGCAAACGTGTTGCGCCGGACCCCCGACGCCGCCGGGCGGGCCTACTGGATCGGACTGCTCGATCAGGGTGAGGATCGGGGCAAGGTCATGCAGGGCTTCTCGGAGTCGACCGAGTTCGTCACACTCACCACGCCCGAGATCGTCGAGGCCGAGAAGACCGGACCGATCGGTCGGCTCTATCGGGCCTACCTCGATCGTGAGGGCGATCGGGCGGGCCTCGAGTACTGGCTCGGCACCTCGACCCCGCTGCTCCAGATCTCCGAGTCCTTTGCATCGTCCAATGAGTTCGTGCAGCGCTACGGGGCCCTGAGCGACTCGCAGTTCGTCGACCAGATCTACCGGAACGTGATGAAGCGCGAGGCCGACGAGGCCGGTCGCAACTTCTGGACCCAGCAGTTGGGTCGGGGGCAGTCGCGAGGAATGATCATGCTGTCGTTCTCGAACTCGAGCGAGTTCAAGACCACGGTCTCCAAGCGATAG
- a CDS encoding betaine/proline/choline family ABC transporter ATP-binding protein (Members of the family are the ATP-binding subunit of ABC transporters for substrates such as betaine, L-proline or other amino acids, choline, carnitine, etc. The substrate specificity is best determined from the substrate-binding subunit, rather than this subunit, as it interacts with the permease subunit and not with substrate directly.): MTISDPAAPPPMIKLDRVSKVYPGSEIPAVSELTMDIPKGEVLVLVGPSGCGKSTTLRLINRMIEPSSGRIIFDGEDVTDVNPDELRRSIGYVIQQIGLFPHMTIGENVATVPKMLGWDKNRISKRIDELLEVVGLPPNIYRNRYPKELSGGQAQRAGVARALGADPAVMLMDEPFGAIDPITRDRLQNEFLRLQAELQKTIVFVTHDIDEAIKMGDRIAILGEQSTIRQLDTPERILAYPVDDFVDDFIGSGSTLKGLNFERVRDLDLSGYPTVTTSASHDEARRILDNSYQRFLLITDEQGRPLRWANEHVLDNTSVPLGEAGPRVVAKVEQNATLHDTLEQMLVSSAGVCCVVDSKTEQLVGVVEIETLNGVISNMRQSAKKHYDTLAEQGVTS; the protein is encoded by the coding sequence ATGACCATCAGCGACCCCGCCGCCCCGCCGCCCATGATCAAGCTGGATCGAGTGTCGAAGGTCTACCCGGGATCCGAGATCCCCGCAGTGAGCGAGCTGACCATGGACATCCCCAAGGGCGAGGTCCTCGTGCTCGTCGGCCCATCGGGCTGCGGCAAGTCGACCACGTTGCGCCTCATCAATCGAATGATCGAGCCGTCGTCGGGTCGGATCATCTTCGATGGCGAGGACGTCACCGACGTCAATCCCGACGAACTCCGGCGATCGATCGGCTACGTCATCCAGCAGATCGGCTTGTTCCCCCACATGACGATCGGGGAGAACGTCGCCACGGTCCCCAAGATGCTGGGCTGGGACAAGAACCGGATCTCGAAGCGCATCGACGAACTCCTCGAGGTCGTCGGTCTCCCACCCAACATCTACCGAAACCGGTATCCCAAGGAGCTGTCGGGCGGGCAGGCGCAGCGTGCCGGCGTGGCCCGGGCCCTCGGCGCCGACCCGGCCGTCATGCTCATGGATGAGCCGTTTGGTGCCATCGACCCGATCACCAGGGACCGCCTGCAGAACGAGTTCCTGCGACTGCAGGCCGAACTCCAGAAGACCATCGTGTTCGTCACCCACGACATCGACGAGGCGATCAAGATGGGTGACCGCATCGCCATCCTCGGCGAGCAGTCCACGATCCGCCAGCTCGACACGCCCGAGCGGATCCTCGCCTACCCGGTCGACGACTTCGTCGACGATTTCATCGGCTCCGGGTCCACGCTCAAGGGGCTGAACTTCGAGCGAGTGCGAGATCTCGATCTCAGCGGCTACCCCACCGTCACCACCTCGGCCAGTCACGACGAGGCCCGGCGAATCCTCGACAACAGCTACCAGCGTTTCCTGCTCATCACCGACGAGCAGGGCCGTCCGCTCCGATGGGCCAACGAACACGTCCTCGACAACACCTCGGTGCCACTGGGTGAAGCAGGCCCCCGGGTCGTGGCCAAGGTGGAACAGAACGCCACCCTGCACGACACCCTGGAGCAGATGCTGGTGTCGTCGGCCGGGGTCTGTTGCGTGGTCGACTCCAAGACCGAACAGCTGGTTGGCGTCGTCGAGATCGAGACGCTCAACGGCGTGATCTCCAACATGCGTCAGTCGGCGAAGAAGCACTACGACACGCTCGCCGAGCAGGGCGTCACCTCATGA
- a CDS encoding DUF1800 family protein: MAVLTFNDAAHLLRRSGFAAHYGTISSMVGMTREAAADQVLNVSGAPSPTAGLPNLDKSRDSWPKYSEMVWFWADRAATSPTPIIEKLTLFWHGLLPTSLNKVFHHQQLMDQNTLYRTAGMGSIHDLYQAMAVQPAMLRYLDNADNVAAAPNENFARELMELFLLGANNGYTEEDVRASALAWSGHILDSTDEFYVFDASKHHNAATTFMGVNKVWNGPEIITHLINGAKQTEVSLFLARKLWSFFAYPNPPASVVDTVAGAMRSGGMRTDAALRAIFTHPDFYSTTAKQGLVRSPFEFVVAAMAHTATPANVAHPEWYGFDMGQAVFEPPNVAGWRSNQYWISSAAAWSKHQFANNLRWKLNKTNVLQDVELLAPRQAAEQALAQFGVYQPSARTLDSLTQFVSAERSAKGWGERTGLLFLPVLTPDFQMA; this comes from the coding sequence ATGGCCGTCCTCACGTTCAATGACGCCGCCCACCTCCTCCGCCGCTCCGGGTTTGCGGCCCACTACGGCACCATCTCGTCGATGGTCGGAATGACGAGGGAAGCGGCAGCCGATCAGGTGCTGAACGTGTCCGGCGCACCATCGCCGACCGCGGGGCTCCCGAACCTCGACAAGAGCCGGGACTCGTGGCCGAAGTACTCCGAGATGGTCTGGTTCTGGGCTGATCGTGCGGCGACCTCGCCCACACCGATCATCGAGAAGTTGACCCTGTTCTGGCACGGGCTGTTGCCGACGTCGCTGAACAAGGTCTTCCACCATCAGCAGCTGATGGACCAGAACACGCTGTACCGAACCGCCGGCATGGGATCGATCCACGATCTCTATCAGGCGATGGCGGTCCAGCCGGCCATGCTGCGCTACCTGGACAACGCCGACAATGTTGCTGCCGCGCCGAACGAGAACTTCGCCCGTGAGCTGATGGAGCTGTTCCTGCTCGGCGCCAACAATGGCTACACCGAAGAGGACGTCCGAGCCTCCGCACTGGCGTGGAGCGGCCACATCCTCGATTCCACCGACGAGTTCTACGTCTTCGACGCATCCAAGCACCACAACGCCGCCACGACCTTCATGGGCGTGAACAAGGTGTGGAACGGTCCCGAGATCATCACCCACTTGATCAACGGGGCGAAGCAGACCGAGGTCTCGCTGTTCCTGGCTCGCAAGTTGTGGTCGTTCTTCGCCTACCCCAACCCACCGGCGTCCGTCGTCGACACCGTGGCCGGTGCGATGCGCTCCGGCGGGATGCGGACCGACGCTGCGCTGCGAGCGATCTTCACGCATCCCGACTTCTACAGCACCACCGCCAAGCAAGGGTTGGTGCGCTCGCCGTTCGAGTTCGTCGTGGCCGCCATGGCGCACACGGCGACCCCGGCGAATGTCGCCCACCCCGAGTGGTACGGGTTCGACATGGGCCAGGCGGTGTTCGAACCGCCGAACGTCGCCGGTTGGCGATCGAACCAGTACTGGATCTCGAGTGCTGCTGCGTGGTCGAAGCATCAGTTCGCGAACAACCTTCGGTGGAAGCTCAACAAGACCAACGTCCTTCAGGACGTCGAATTGCTCGCTCCGCGGCAGGCCGCCGAGCAGGCGCTCGCCCAGTTCGGGGTCTATCAGCCCTCGGCCCGCACGCTCGACTCGTTGACCCAATTCGTCAGTGCCGAACGATCGGCCAAGGGCTGGGGTGAGCGCACCGGCTTGCTCTTCCTCCCTGTCCTCACTCCCGACTTCCAGATGGCGTGA
- a CDS encoding SMP-30/gluconolactonase/LRE family protein: MAGHGDDRTIETLAWGYGLVEGPRVDDDDNLYFSDVHHGGVHRRRPDGTIDLIVPKRRGVGGIALHADGGVVISGRNIAHVRNGETRVLFAPEAPGLNDLFTDASGRIYCGTMRSDPFSTEGPRTEGECWRIDAEGGATELYGGVALTNGIGLSPDGSVLYHADTTRGVWAHDLHDGDVSNRRLFLDRDDCDGGALMPDGLAVDEAGNVWVADVSGSGAARAFDPEGRQVTRIGVPSSMVTSVSFGGADRRDLYIVTGNNTDDPSRAGTIFRTRVEVPGCQVAKATI, encoded by the coding sequence ATGGCTGGCCACGGAGATGACCGCACGATCGAGACCCTTGCATGGGGCTATGGCTTGGTGGAGGGGCCACGCGTCGACGACGACGACAACTTGTATTTCTCCGATGTCCATCACGGTGGCGTGCACCGGCGTCGGCCCGATGGCACGATCGACCTGATCGTCCCGAAGCGTCGCGGCGTCGGAGGCATCGCCCTCCATGCCGACGGCGGGGTGGTCATCTCCGGTCGCAATATCGCTCACGTACGCAATGGTGAGACCCGCGTGCTCTTCGCTCCCGAGGCGCCGGGGCTCAATGACCTCTTCACCGACGCGAGCGGTCGGATCTACTGCGGGACGATGCGATCTGACCCGTTCTCAACCGAAGGTCCGCGTACCGAGGGCGAGTGCTGGCGAATCGATGCCGAAGGTGGGGCGACCGAACTGTACGGCGGTGTTGCGCTGACCAACGGCATCGGCCTGTCACCCGACGGCAGCGTGCTCTATCACGCCGACACCACTCGCGGCGTCTGGGCCCACGACCTCCACGACGGTGACGTCTCGAACCGTCGCCTCTTCCTCGATCGTGACGACTGCGATGGCGGTGCGCTGATGCCCGACGGTCTCGCGGTCGACGAGGCGGGAAACGTGTGGGTCGCCGACGTGTCCGGGTCGGGCGCGGCCCGAGCGTTCGACCCCGAGGGTCGCCAGGTCACTCGCATCGGCGTGCCGTCGTCGATGGTGACCAGCGTCAGTTTCGGTGGCGCCGACCGGCGAGATCTGTACATCGTCACCGGTAACAACACCGATGACCCGAGCCGTGCCGGCACCATCTTCCGGACCCGAGTCGAGGTGCCGGGGTGTCAGGTCGCCAAGGCGACGATCTGA